In the Lepidochelys kempii isolate rLepKem1 chromosome 3, rLepKem1.hap2, whole genome shotgun sequence genome, one interval contains:
- the HECA gene encoding headcase protein homolog isoform X3 encodes MSSEAPCATPLICSFGRPVDLEKDDYQKVVCNNEHCPYSTWMHLQCFYEWESSILVQFNCIGRARSWNEKQCRQNMWTKKGYDLAFRFCSCRCGQGHLKKDTDWYQVKRMQDEKKKKSVSEKSSGRSMAESVEDAKKCRPVNKPQKGFNHDIQRRHSMDRQNSQEKGIISGSYAVRSPCGSPGQSPPTGYSILAPAHFSGPRSSRYLGEFLKNAIHLEPHKKNMTGGGMFRNAHFDYGASGLQVHRSGHFDAPVQFLRRLDLSELLTHIPRHKLNTFHVRMEDDAQVGQGEDLRKFILAALSASHRNVVNCALCHRALPVFEQFPLVDGTLFLSPSRHDEIEYDVPCHLQGRLMHLYAVCVDCLEGVHKIICIKCKSRWDGSWHQLGTMYTYDILAASPCCQARLNCKHCGKPVIDVRIGMQYFSEYSNVQQCPHCGNLDYHFVKPFSSFKVLEAY; translated from the exons AAGCACCTTGTGCTACTCCACTGATCTGTAGCTTTGGAAGGCCTGTTGATCTAGAAAAAGATGACTACCAGAAGGTTGTATGCAACAATGAACATTGTCCCTACAGCACCTGGATGCACCTTCAATGTTTTTATGAGTGGGAAAGCAGCATTCTTGTTCAGTTTAACTGCATTGGCAGAGCAAGGAGTTGGAACGAAAAGCAGTGTCGTCAAAACATGTGGACAAAAAAGGGATATGATCTCGCTTTTCGCTTTTGCTCCTGCCGATGTGGGCAGGGTCACTTAAAGAAAGACACGGACTGGTACCAAGTGAAGCGAATGCAGgatgagaagaagaaaaagtcTGTGTCAGAGAAGAGTTCAGGCAGGTCCATGGCAGAGTCTGTGGAAGATGCTAAAAAGTGCAGGCCTGTCAACAAGCCACAAAAAGGTTTCAATCATGATATTCAGCGAAGACATTCGATGGACAGGCAGAACTCTCAAGAGAAAGGCATAATTAGTGGGAGCTATGCAGTTCGTTCTCCCTGTGGCTCTCCTGGCCAGTCCCCTCCTACAGGCTACTCTATTCTTGCCCCCGCACATTTTAGCGGCCCTCGTTCTTCACGATACTTAGGAGAATTTTTAAAGAATGCCATTCACTTAGAACCTCATAAAAAGAACATGACTGGTGGTGGCATGTTCAGGAATGCCCATTTTGATTACGGGGCATCTGGATTGCAAGTGCATAGATCAGGACATTTTGATGCCCCTGTGCAATTTTTGAGAAGGCTTGACCTATCTGAGCTACTTACTCATATACCGAGGCATAAATTGAATACTTTCCATGTACGGATGGAAGATGATGCCCAAGTGGGTCAAGGGGAGGACCTACGGAAATTTATTCTTGCAGCACTTAGTGCCAGCCATAGGAATGTTGTAAACTGTGCGCTGTGCCACAGGGCACTGCCCGTATTTGAACAGTTTCCACTAGTGGATGGAACCCTGTTTCTTAGTCCATCGAGACACGATGAAATTGAATATGATGTTCCCTGTCACCTTCAAG GAAGGCTTATGCACCTCTATGCTGTTTGTGTCGACTGCTTAGAAGGGGTTCACAAAATTATCTGCATTAAGTGCAAGTCCCGATGGGATGGAAGCTGGCATCAACTGGGAACCATGTATACCTATGATATTCTGGCAGCCTCTCCCTGTTGTCAG GCTCGACTGAACTGTAAGCACTGTGGAAAGCCAGTAATAGACGTACGGATTGGGATGCAGTATTTCTCTGAATACAGCAACGTCCAGCAGTGCCCCCACTGTGGAAATCTAGACTACCACTTTGTGAAGCCATTCTCTTCATTTAAAGTTCTGGAGGCTTATTGA